The window tttttttttattaaaaactaaacaaaaaaacagaaaatttttacaacaaaaaaaaaattaacaacaatattttcgtAAGGTTATATacggtatttttaaaattgccgTTTTAATTATAACCTTATATCGAGCATAAATAACAATATGAAATGTaatgaaagtgtttttttaagattaagaattattttaatttaatttctaccAATTTGATCTACTTGAGCCTGTAAGTTGTTGATTACTTCCGAGGGAACTTGATCgcctaaaatttcaaaaagattgATGCGTTGATTGCCGGGTATTTGTTCATAGGCTCCCAATTCAATACCCTCCTGGACATTTTGAATTTGGGCATCTTTGGGTATCAGAAAAGTCTGTTGAGCTTGACGTATAGCCTCATTGGTGTAGGCAGCACCTTCACGTTGTTGGGGCATAGCATAGGCAAAGGCAGCAATGGCCAAAACAGCAAAACACACAGCAaaagatttcattttatatatttttttaatttagcacTCTAAAAAGACACACCACCATTAATCCTCTTTAAACGTAATCCCGCTTTTCAGCTTTACTTTTATTTGACGATCTTACCTTATGCACGTTCCACACGTTAATAATACCAGTTACTGTTATTTTACCACTGTTTAtagacttttttgtttaaaaactaaattcaaaattactctTCCAACTCTTTGTGGTATTCATTTTGTCTGGTTCAGCCATTTTTTAAGAGTATCAACTCTGCTTGTTCATTTTGgtttaaaacaattacaaattcattttcaatacgttttttatatattttttttttaatttttttagttatttatttttgcaataaacGTTTATTTTAATGGTCTTTTAAACCCGGACTCATCTTCAATTCAAAACACGTTAATGTGTTgagtgtgtattttaaaattattgtattttttttaatctccaTAAGGAAAGTCTTTTAATATGTGGTCACATCTTTATAGTTGtatagtaaatttaatttattgcagTGAGTCTTAAAGTTAatcatgaaatttagaaaattagaaAGTATAATAAATTCTAAATCTTAACTCGATatatacatacagtgaatcaactaagttttttgcctacctttttttaagagaattttgttttctttgttcataaataaaattcgaaaaaacaggtaaaatataaataaatgtttttcaattaaatatagagattgtgtaaaatggggaaaaattagaaaaatattaaaatacaaattttggtgcatttgttgttgcattttattattttccatcaTAAATTGCACTTCAACaaagtattttgcattttgagaattccggttaaattcgttgggtttttcaaattattttttaattactttttggaatttattcctttattgttaaaaggacgagagttaagtatttttcaattgcaatttgc of the Lucilia cuprina isolate Lc7/37 chromosome 2, ASM2204524v1, whole genome shotgun sequence genome contains:
- the LOC111682348 gene encoding uncharacterized protein LOC111682348, with the protein product MKSFAVCFAVLAIAAFAYAMPQQREGAAYTNEAIRQAQQTFLIPKDAQIQNVQEGIELGAYEQIPGNQRINLFEILGDQVPSEVINNLQAQVDQIGRN